One Octopus sinensis linkage group LG21, ASM634580v1, whole genome shotgun sequence DNA segment encodes these proteins:
- the LOC115222872 gene encoding guanine nucleotide-binding protein subunit beta-like protein — MTEQMTLRGTLKGHGGWVTQIATNPINQDNIVSASRDKTLILWQLTKDEQHQYGYAKKSLKGHNYFVSDVVMSSDGNFALSSSWDKTLRLWDLNQSMMTRSFVGHNRDVLSVSFSSDNRQIVSGSRDKSIKLWNTLGVCKYTITEEGHADWASCVRFSPSTTHPIIVSCGWDKIVKVWNLTNCKLKTNHHGHAGFLNTVTVSPDGSLCASGGKDGQAMLWDLGEGKHLYTLDGGDTINALCFSPNRYWLCAATGPSIKIWDLEGKNVVDELRPEVITQSTKSQPNCMSLAWSADGQTLFAGYTDNNIRVWQVSTAAR; from the exons ATGACTGAGCAGATGACCTTACGTGGAACCCTTAAGGGGCATGGTGGATGGGTTACACAAATCGCTACTAACCCAATTAATCAAGATAATATTGTTTCTGCTTCAAGAG ACAAAACTCTAATTCTGTGGCAGTTGACCAAAGATGAACAGCATCAGTATGGTTATGCCAAGAAATCCCTGAAGGGACACAACTATTTTGTGTCAGATGTGGTTATGTCATCAGATGGAAATTTTGCTCTTTCGAGTTCCTGGGACAAAACCCTGCGACTCTGGGATCTTAATCA ATCCATGATGACACGAAGCTTTGTTGGCCATAATAGAGATGTCTTGAGTGTTTCATTTTCAAGTGACAATCGTCAGATTGTATCCGGCTCCCGTGATAAATCCATCAAACTTTGGAATACCCTTGGTGTTTGCAAATACACTATTACT GAAGAGGGCCACGCAGATTGGGCATCTTGTGTCCGTTTTTCTCCTAGCACCACTCACCCTATCATTGTGTCCTGTGGCTGGGATAAAATTGTAAAG GTGTGGAATCTTACCAACTGCAAGCTGAAGACTAATCACCATGGACATGCTGGATTTTTGAACACTGTTACTGTTTCTCCTGATGGTTCTCTCTGTGCCTCAGGTGGCAAG gACGGTCAAGCAATGCTGTGGGATCTTGGAGAGGGCAAGCATCTATATACCTTGGACGGTGGAGATACTATCAATGCTTTGTGTTTCAGCCCTAATCGCTATTGGTTGTGTGCTGCAACTGGACCAAGTATCAAGATTTGG GATCTTGAAGGCAAAAATGTTGTTGATGAGCTTCGTCCAGAAGTTATTACCCAAAGTACAAAGTCACAACCCAACTGTATGTCTTTGGCTTGGTCTGCTGATGGTCAAACATTGTTTGCTGGTTACACAGATAATAATATCCGTGTCTGGCAAGTGTCTACTGCCGCTCGCTGA